Proteins encoded by one window of Cupriavidus sp. EM10:
- a CDS encoding LysR substrate-binding domain-containing protein → MPVRQALRLLQAGLAVQESFQPDTERTFRLSMNDYGQLRLLPSLMTRLMALAPQVKLQVLSDEGALIPQRLASGDLDLAIDYLYFDDADLLYQPIHEERLAVIGRPGHPAFREGLDKTAYLAAQHVSLLPRAGRGSPLEIVLGSAKVQRHVQLQVPHYLTIPAIVASTDLLGTVPWHLARHFVHNYGLQLAELPFETPAVQVSLIWHRQQQHMSGLQWLKEQIAQVAQTESS, encoded by the coding sequence GTGCCGGTACGGCAAGCCCTGCGCTTGCTGCAGGCAGGGCTTGCCGTTCAAGAGAGTTTTCAGCCGGACACGGAGCGAACCTTCCGACTGTCGATGAATGACTATGGGCAGCTACGGCTGTTACCGAGCCTGATGACCCGGCTGATGGCGCTGGCGCCGCAGGTGAAGCTGCAGGTACTGTCGGACGAAGGTGCCCTGATCCCGCAGCGACTGGCCAGCGGAGATCTGGACTTGGCGATTGATTACCTGTACTTCGACGACGCCGATTTGCTCTACCAACCGATTCACGAAGAGCGCCTCGCAGTTATCGGCCGACCGGGCCACCCTGCATTCAGGGAAGGCCTCGACAAGACGGCGTATCTGGCCGCACAGCACGTCTCGCTCTTGCCGCGAGCCGGCCGCGGCAGTCCGCTCGAGATCGTCCTGGGCTCGGCCAAAGTGCAGCGCCATGTGCAGTTGCAAGTTCCGCACTACCTGACCATTCCAGCCATCGTCGCCAGCACCGATTTGCTGGGTACCGTGCCCTGGCACTTGGCCAGGCATTTCGTGCACAACTATGGCTTGCAGCTCGCGGAGCTTCCTTTCGAAACGCCTGCGGTGCAGGTCAGCTTGATATGGCACCGTCAACAACAACACATGTCTGGTCTGCAATGGCTGAAGGAGCAAATTGCGCAAGTTGCACAGACCGAATCGAGCTGA
- the istB gene encoding IS21-like element ISRme9 family helper ATPase IstB, translating to MLMQHTVGQLKALKLDGMARAFEEQSALTASSSLPFEERFSMLVDREIAWRDTRRLERLLRSAKLKHAQACLEDVVYDGSRGLDQRLVASLASCDWIRNAQSLILTGATGAGKSWLACAFAQQACRQGFSALYLRVPRLFEELQIAHGDGSFTRRLAQLARIDVLVLDDWGLQEPSKSARGDLLEVLDDRVGTRSTIVTSQLPIEHWHQWLDDPTLADAILDRLVHQAHKVSLKGESMRKRSATDVKKRAS from the coding sequence ATGCTGATGCAACACACCGTCGGCCAGCTCAAGGCCCTGAAGCTCGACGGGATGGCGCGGGCCTTCGAGGAACAGTCTGCCCTGACCGCCAGCTCCAGCCTGCCGTTCGAAGAACGCTTCTCCATGCTGGTCGACCGGGAGATTGCTTGGCGTGACACCAGGCGCCTGGAGCGGCTGCTGCGCTCGGCCAAGCTCAAGCACGCCCAGGCATGCCTCGAGGATGTGGTCTATGACGGCAGCCGCGGTCTTGACCAGCGGCTGGTCGCCAGCCTGGCCAGTTGCGACTGGATCCGCAATGCTCAGAGTCTCATCCTTACCGGGGCGACCGGTGCCGGCAAGTCCTGGCTGGCCTGTGCGTTTGCTCAGCAGGCCTGTCGGCAGGGATTCTCTGCGCTCTACCTGCGGGTGCCGCGACTGTTCGAGGAACTGCAGATCGCCCACGGCGACGGGAGCTTCACCCGCCGCCTGGCACAGCTCGCGCGCATCGATGTCCTGGTGCTGGACGACTGGGGCCTACAGGAGCCTTCTAAAAGCGCACGCGGCGATCTGCTGGAAGTTCTGGACGATCGCGTCGGCACCCGCTCGACCATCGTGACCAGCCAGCTCCCGATCGAGCATTGGCACCAGTGGTTGGATGATCCGACGCTGGCTGACGCCATTCTGGACCGGCTGGTCCACCAGGCGCACAAGGTATCGCTCAAAGGCGAATCCATGCGCAAGCGCTCGGCTACCGACGTCAAGAAACGGGCATCGTGA
- a CDS encoding SRPBCC family protein, translating into MSFDTQTFRKKYRANISPYYNPWLHAGFVLVFGVTLILFLLNKLDHVSAVEWLTVPATLIFYSSGEYRTHKGLGHNKKRFAKAFYQRHTGDHHSFFADDQMRYEFAKDWRVILFPAWLIVVYSIGALLAWSIIGLVNANVAALFAATLLGGYLSYEIFHACEHLPPQNPICRLPWIRHMRRLHELHHRRDLMQTKNFAVVFPLWDWIYGTLHWEPEEASESLVPTVKMQHSIDIARTPSQVLAYVSTPLRWHEWHPYHVAITGQGGSLPVGSHFAYVGGRAGKLQWEVVESLPDRLWRTRARGNRGLEMFVTYECIGTATGTRFVRTLEYRFSSVVARMADRLVLRKRIERDSVALLHKLRSVSESVLPAAETDCASKQAT; encoded by the coding sequence ATGTCTTTTGATACCCAAACCTTCCGGAAGAAATACCGGGCGAACATTTCGCCTTACTACAACCCCTGGCTGCATGCTGGCTTCGTTCTTGTTTTCGGCGTGACCTTGATCCTCTTCTTGCTGAACAAGTTGGACCACGTCAGCGCGGTGGAGTGGCTAACTGTGCCGGCCACCTTAATTTTCTACAGCAGTGGCGAGTACCGCACCCATAAGGGTCTCGGGCACAACAAGAAGCGATTCGCGAAGGCGTTCTACCAGCGCCACACGGGCGACCATCATAGTTTTTTCGCAGATGACCAGATGCGCTACGAGTTCGCCAAGGACTGGCGGGTGATTCTGTTCCCGGCATGGCTGATCGTTGTCTACAGCATTGGCGCGCTGCTCGCTTGGTCGATCATCGGCCTGGTCAATGCGAACGTCGCTGCGCTGTTTGCCGCCACGCTACTGGGCGGCTATCTCAGCTACGAGATCTTTCATGCCTGCGAGCACCTCCCGCCGCAGAATCCGATCTGTCGCCTGCCGTGGATTCGCCACATGCGGCGGTTGCATGAGTTGCATCACCGCCGTGACCTGATGCAGACCAAGAACTTCGCCGTAGTGTTTCCACTGTGGGACTGGATCTATGGAACCCTTCATTGGGAGCCCGAAGAAGCAAGCGAGAGCCTGGTCCCCACCGTCAAGATGCAGCATTCCATTGATATCGCCCGGACGCCAAGCCAGGTACTGGCCTACGTGAGTACTCCGCTTCGTTGGCACGAGTGGCATCCTTACCACGTAGCGATCACCGGGCAGGGAGGGTCGCTGCCGGTTGGGAGCCACTTTGCGTACGTCGGCGGCCGTGCAGGCAAGTTGCAGTGGGAAGTCGTGGAAAGTCTTCCGGATCGGCTCTGGCGAACCCGGGCCCGTGGCAACCGGGGTCTTGAGATGTTCGTCACGTATGAGTGCATCGGCACAGCCACTGGCACGCGCTTCGTGCGGACGCTGGAGTATCGGTTTTCCAGTGTGGTGGCCCGCATGGCTGATCGGCTGGTTTTGCGTAAGCGAATTGAGCGCGACTCTGTTGCCTTGCTTCACAAGCTGCGCAGCGTCTCCGAGAGTGTTCTTCCCGCGGCAGAAACGGATTGTGCTTCCAAACAGGCGACATGA
- a CDS encoding SAVED domain-containing protein: MALALAPATVSAKSHAFRLWKPFHNRNYRKFAIMEASRELYRTNTRRSMPRPCICWATASMRMHVPPRVSYRLPITKAPVRRDGDNFQARIFWRKAVCLLDPNSPVIRVGFESGPKGFDDVWVEYDPSRAPNDPEGKPILREYTQCKWHVSVSDFGHSDLIDPEWINANRFSFLQRARNAQHAHAKDGIGVRFKLLTNWRIAQTDPLRPLIHQRHKAIRLEQLFGTKTDASATGRIRKLWREHLGIDDAELRLLARTLSLDTDSTSLDDLRELLDMHFENRGLLRIPLNESSFRYDDIVFQWLAQGRLEFTRDTFRDACQRENLFAKRNSPRTLVGVKSFEHAFDRLEERCSTVLDLIPYFNDRAIRDQQDWTGNLYPALKRFLIDAAREPQPLLLALDAHLTLAFAAGSVVNIKSGRHVEIEQRTIDRQSWSATDTFTNPDWPTWNFEVEDLTSESGEMAVAVALTHDIPDAVRGYIATALPGVSKLLVAKPSCGSGAQSVASGRHAFELAEALVQRINMERKDVKPPMHIFIAAPNAFTFFLGQRQPGMGRTTLYEYDFEGAFGGGYQASLTLPT; the protein is encoded by the coding sequence ATGGCGCTTGCCTTGGCGCCGGCCACGGTGTCTGCGAAGAGCCATGCCTTTCGATTATGGAAGCCCTTCCATAATCGAAATTATCGTAAGTTCGCAATTATGGAAGCTTCGCGGGAGCTATATCGAACGAACACGCGTCGATCCATGCCGCGGCCCTGCATTTGCTGGGCTACGGCATCGATGCGGATGCATGTCCCGCCGCGCGTCAGCTATCGACTGCCGATAACTAAAGCGCCTGTGCGTCGGGACGGCGACAACTTCCAGGCCCGGATTTTCTGGCGCAAGGCCGTTTGCCTGCTTGACCCTAACAGCCCCGTCATTCGCGTGGGTTTCGAATCCGGTCCCAAAGGCTTCGACGACGTATGGGTGGAATATGACCCCAGCCGTGCACCAAATGACCCAGAAGGAAAACCAATCCTGCGGGAGTACACGCAATGCAAGTGGCACGTTTCGGTAAGCGACTTCGGACATAGCGACCTCATAGATCCCGAGTGGATCAACGCCAATCGTTTTTCCTTTCTTCAGCGGGCCCGAAATGCTCAGCACGCCCACGCGAAAGACGGGATCGGGGTCCGATTCAAATTGCTAACCAACTGGCGGATCGCGCAGACCGACCCGCTCCGACCCCTTATCCATCAGCGTCACAAAGCCATTCGCCTGGAGCAGTTGTTTGGCACGAAGACCGATGCGTCGGCGACAGGCCGGATCCGGAAACTGTGGCGGGAACATCTGGGCATCGACGATGCCGAATTGCGTCTACTGGCCCGCACGCTTTCGCTCGACACCGACTCCACATCGCTGGATGACCTCCGCGAACTGTTGGACATGCACTTCGAGAACCGGGGACTGCTTCGCATACCGCTGAACGAGAGTAGCTTCCGGTATGACGACATCGTCTTCCAATGGCTCGCCCAGGGTCGCCTCGAGTTCACGCGGGACACCTTTCGGGACGCCTGCCAGCGCGAGAATCTGTTTGCGAAAAGGAACTCTCCAAGGACACTAGTGGGTGTCAAGTCGTTCGAGCACGCGTTCGACCGACTAGAGGAACGATGCAGCACCGTCCTGGACTTGATACCGTATTTCAACGATCGGGCCATTCGCGACCAGCAAGATTGGACCGGCAACCTGTACCCCGCGCTCAAGCGCTTTCTCATTGACGCGGCGCGCGAACCGCAACCGTTACTCCTGGCGCTAGACGCCCACTTGACGCTGGCGTTTGCCGCTGGGTCCGTCGTCAACATCAAGTCTGGACGGCACGTGGAAATCGAGCAGCGTACGATCGACCGGCAAAGCTGGAGCGCGACGGACACTTTCACCAATCCAGACTGGCCGACGTGGAACTTTGAAGTGGAAGACTTGACGTCAGAGTCAGGAGAGATGGCCGTGGCTGTTGCGCTCACCCACGATATTCCCGACGCGGTGCGCGGCTATATTGCCACCGCCTTGCCTGGCGTCAGCAAGCTATTAGTCGCGAAACCGTCGTGCGGATCGGGAGCGCAGTCGGTCGCAAGCGGCAGGCACGCTTTCGAACTCGCCGAAGCCTTGGTTCAGCGCATCAATATGGAGCGGAAGGACGTGAAACCTCCAATGCATATTTTTATTGCGGCGCCCAACGCCTTTACGTTCTTCCTGGGCCAGCGTCAGCCGGGTATGGGACGAACAACCTTGTATGAGTATGACTTCGAGGGCGCGTTTGGCGGCGGCTATCAAGCCTCCCTGACGCTCCCGACCTAG